DNA sequence from the Vicingus serpentipes genome:
TCTACATTTTCTCTTGTATCCTCTAATATTTTTGTTTCAACCAACCCTGCTTTTATGCAATTAGATCTTATCTTTTTGGAAGCCAACTCAATACTTAATGTCTTGCTATAAGTCTCCAATGCAGCTTTTGAGGAAGTGTAAATTGCCCCCCCTTTATATGGGTAGCTACTTGATATTGAAGAGACAAAAACCATTGAAGACCCGTTGTTTATTCTTTTTGACCGCAACAATGATGAAACTAGATATACTGCGCCATCGAATATTGGCATTCTAACTAAATCAACATGCTTCTTATTGATAAATTGAACAGGATACAAACTAACTATTCCTGGCAAATAAACTACACCATCAACTTTCTCTATCTTGTCTGAGGCAGATTTGATTTCATATTCATTTGTAACATCT
Encoded proteins:
- a CDS encoding SDR family NAD(P)-dependent oxidoreductase, whose amino-acid sequence is MNNFLLEGKHILIIGASSGIGLELVKLCFEKKAKLTLTSRDVKKLKTDLGLSENVKYLELDVTNEYEIKSASDKIEKVDGVVYLPGIVSLYPVQFINKKHVDLVRMPIFDGAVYLVSSLLRSKRINNGSSMVFVSSISSSYPYKGGAIYTSSKAALETYSKTLSIELASKKIRSNCIKAGLVETKILEDTRENVEKEIYDYHIEKYPLGVGEPLDVANAIFFLLSNASKWITGTEITLDGGLTAGA